In Carya illinoinensis cultivar Pawnee chromosome 6, C.illinoinensisPawnee_v1, whole genome shotgun sequence, a single genomic region encodes these proteins:
- the LOC122312350 gene encoding caffeoyl-CoA O-methyltransferase 5, producing MASKGEENQNQAGRHQEVGHKSLLQSDALYQYILETSVYPREPEPMKELREVTAKHPWNIMTTSADEGQFLNMLLKLINAKNTMEIGVYTGYSLLATALAIPDDGKILAMDINRENYELGLPIIEKAGVAHKIEFKEGPALPVLDLLVEDEKNHGTYDFIFVDADKDNYINYHKRLIDLVKVGGLIGYDNTLWNGSVVAPADAPLRKYVRYYRDFVLELNKALAADPRIEICMLPVGDGITLCRRIK from the exons ATGGCTTCCAAGGGAGAAGAAAATCAAAACCAAGCCGGGAGGCACCAGGAGGTTGGTCACAAGAGCCTTTTGCAGAGTGATGCTCTTTACCAG TATATATTGGAGACCAGTGTCTACCCGAGAGAGCCTGAACCCATGAAGGAGCTTAGAGAGGTGACTGCCAAGCATCCATG GAACATCATGACCACCTCAGCCGATGAAGGCCAGTTCTTGAACATGCTACTCAAACTCATCAATGCCAAGAACACCATGGAGATCGGTGTCTACACCGGCTACTCCCTCCTCGCTACAGCCTTAGCGATTCCTGACGATGGAAAG ATCCTGGCCATGGACATCAACAGAGAAAATTACGAGCTAGGCCTGCCCATCATCGAAAAAGCCGGTGTTGCCCACAAGATCGAATTCAAAGAAGGCCCTGCTCTCCCAGTTCTTGACCTTTTGGTTGAAGAT GAAAAGAACCATGGAACATATGATTTCATATTCGTGGACGCGGACAAGGACAACTACATCAACTATCACAAGAGGCTAATTGACCTCGTGAAGGTCGGGGGATTGATCGGCTACGACAACACCCTCTGGAACGGCTCTGTCGTGGCGCCTGCCGATGCGCCACTTCGCAAGTATGTTAGATACTACAGAGACTTCGTCTTGGAGCTCAACAAGGCCCTTGCTGCCGACCCTAGGATTGAGATCTGCATGCTTCCTGTTGGTGATGGCATCACTCTCTGCCGTCGGATCAAATGA